The Bradysia coprophila strain Holo2 unplaced genomic scaffold, BU_Bcop_v1 contig_415, whole genome shotgun sequence genomic sequence GAATTCGACAATTTGCATGAATTTGTACACGCAGTGTCTCCACGTAGTTGGTGCCATAAGCGCGTCTGGTAAAATCtgataaattgaattggatTTGATTCCAGCCCTCATCCAGCCGCATTGGCATCGTGCAAATAAACGGTTTCACTCGAGTTGTTGACTGATAGTTACTGGCACGGAATCTTCGTCGTACATTTTTGTCATCCAGAACCTATGccaataaaaacgttttttttttttttttaaataaatccacGGTAACCAGGGAGGTTTGTTTGAGTTTTTtcccttcttttttttctacaaaattcgATAATCAAAGCAATTCACGTACCTGAACCTCAAATGTAAAgtatttcttcaaattcttTATGATCATCACCAGAAAGGGCAATTTGATTCCCAGAGTTTTCTTCGGATCTGCCGGGCATGTTATAAACGTTGTGCTCACATTGGTTCCAATCAGTTCCAGTACCAAGCTCTGTATGTCGTTATCTGTAATTCGTTTAATGTGACCATTTCGCACTTTTTTGTCCCAGATTTGTAATGGTTTGCTGCCAATCGAATACAATATCGAAAGGAAACCCGATTGAAACGTgtttttgaacataatttcgGTTATAAAGCCCTTTTTCGATGGAGATCTGATTTGTAGGTGATCGAACggaatgtaaacaaaaatgtcaCTGACAAAAATGTGTATGGTGTTGGTGCAGTGTTGCCGTAaaagaggattttttttggaacgATGGAAACAGTA encodes the following:
- the LOC119082280 gene encoding cilia- and flagella-associated protein 20, which encodes MFKNTFQSGFLSILYSIGSKPLQIWDKKVRNGHIKRITDNDIQSLVLELIGTNVSTTFITCPADPKKTLGIKLPFLVMIIKNLKKYFTFEVQVLDDKNVRRRFRASNYQSTTRVKPFICTMPMRLDEGWNQIQFNLSDFTRRAYGTNYVETLRVQIHANCRIRRVYFSDRLYSEEELPSEFKLFLPIQKPAPKALANQ